The window ATGAGGCCTTTGAAGAGGCTTCCATCGCTATTTGCGCGACGGTCTTACAGCCGTCGCGTTTGCTCGTTCATAATCCCAGGCATGGTGCGTTGGAAATCGACCATCCGGGAACTATCGGCGGAAGCCAGGCTGCATTTCTTTGCGCGGTCGCTGTCGCGCAGGGCCGGGGCAAGCGCGCACCACATCGGGCTCTACGGCGCCTGCGCACTGATCGCCGTTCTCGTCCTCAGCACGCTATCGGTGCACCCGTTCTGATCACGGCCCGCGCCTGAACGGCGCGACCTCGATCCCTGCATTCTTCAACGCCTGACGCAACGTCCGCGCGATGTCGACGGCGCCGTGCGTGTCGCCGTGGATGCACACCGTGTCCGTGCGCATCTTGATCACCTTGCCGGTGACCGAGACCACCGCGCCGTCCTGCACCATGCGTACCACGCGATCGGCGATGGCCTTGGCATCGTGCAGCACCGCGCCGGGCTTCTTGCGCGAGACCAGATTGCCGTCGTCCTCATAGGCGCGGTCGGCGAACACCTCGTGCACCATCGGCAGATTGGCGTCTTCGCCGGCCTTCACCAGCTTCGAGTTGGCGAGCACGACGAAGATGAGGCTGGGGTCGACCGCCCTGATGCCGGCAGCGATCGCCTTCGCCGTCATGTCGTCCTCGCAGGCGACGTTGGAGAGCGCGCCATGCGCCTTCACATGCGTGACCTTGTGCCCGGCCGCGGTCGCGATCGCCTGCAACGCGCCGATCTGGTAGGCGACGAGGTTCTCGATCTCGGAGGATTTGAGGCCTGCAATCGGATGCCGGCCAAAGCCGTGGAGGTCGCGATATCCGGGGTGCGCGCCGACCGAGACGCCGCGCGCTTTCGCCAGCTCAACCGTCCGACGCATGATGTCGGG is drawn from Bradyrhizobium diazoefficiens and contains these coding sequences:
- a CDS encoding LamB/YcsF family protein is translated as MKTIDLNCDLGEGFGAWEMGNDAAMIELASSVNVACGFHAGDPDIMRRTVELAKARGVSVGAHPGYRDLHGFGRHPIAGLKSSEIENLVAYQIGALQAIATAAGHKVTHVKAHGALSNVACEDDMTAKAIAAGIRAVDPSLIFVVLANSKLVKAGEDANLPMVHEVFADRAYEDDGNLVSRKKPGAVLHDAKAIADRVVRMVQDGAVVSVTGKVIKMRTDTVCIHGDTHGAVDIARTLRQALKNAGIEVAPFRRGP